One Mugil cephalus isolate CIBA_MC_2020 chromosome 12, CIBA_Mcephalus_1.1, whole genome shotgun sequence DNA segment encodes these proteins:
- the LOC125018217 gene encoding ADP-ribosylation factor-like protein 4C encodes MGNSFSNISAFQSLHIVMLGLDSAGKTTVLYRLKFNEFVNTVPTIGFNTEKIKLSNGTAKGISCHFWDVGGQEKLRPLWKSYSRCTDGIIYVVDSVDVDRLEEAKTELHKVTKFAENQGTPLLVIANKQDLPKSLPVADIEKQLALHELTPATTYHIQPACAIIGEGLHEGMDKLYEMILKRRKSLKQKKKR; translated from the coding sequence ATGGGCAACAGCTTCTCCAACATCTCTGCCTTCCAGTCTCTCCACATCGTCATGCTGGGGTTAGACTCCGCTGGAAAGACCACGGTTCTCTACAGACTCAAATTCAACGAGTTCGTCAACACGGTTCCCACGATCGGCTTCAACACGGAGAAGATCAAGCTGAGCAATGGCACGGCGAAGGGCATCAGCTGTCATTTCTGGGACGTCGGGGGCCAGGAGAAGCTGCGGCCCCTGTGGAAGTCCTACAGCCGGTGCACCGACGGTATCATTTACGTCGTGGACTCTGTGGACGTGGACAGGCTGGAGGAGGCAAAGACCGAGCTGCACAAAGTCACCAAGTTCGCGGAGAACCAGGGCACGCCGCTGCTGGTCATCGCTAACAAACAGGACCTGCCCAAGTCTCTGCCGGTGGCGGACATCGAGAAGCAGCTGGCTCTGCACGAGCTCACCCCCGCCACCACCTACCACATCCAACCTGCGTGCGCTATTATAGGCGAGGGGCTTCACGAAGGCATGGACAAACTGTACGAGATGATACTGAAGAGAAGGAAATccctgaaacagaagaagaagcggtAA